One window of Medicago truncatula cultivar Jemalong A17 chromosome 2, MtrunA17r5.0-ANR, whole genome shotgun sequence genomic DNA carries:
- the LOC11406053 gene encoding OVARIAN TUMOR DOMAIN-containing deubiquitinating enzyme 6, which produces MTRIYVQRGSSAASGSSQNTNSNPNPNRAGSSSVRPEQVTQVQSVTKDEESGEEEPGLVVADDVLEYAGSSNRAKGDDPLMESLHFEENDTHTPLGNEVLVDLPGKDVKEEVEGLQESRERPVIEKEGLCEDNPVVSGGGGSSPPPPPVPPPKPSSTNLNSRRSASGSPNAVNVGSPRRGSAWPVVVSARTSPAESRPSSPRAHSESEGYNSADEQNPCYVSSYDDVERERQFEIDIRRVKGFEVKRMSEDGNCLFRAVADQVYGDSELYDLVRQMSVDYMERERDHFSQFITEGFTSYCKRKRRDKVYGNNVEIQAMCEMYNRPIHIYSYSTEPINTFHGSYDTDTPPVRLSFHHGNHYNSLVDPRRPTIGAGLGFSSLRGTNVDKDQVKAAIKSQQDQQIDNALLAEGRFYSDLELTEKEIELAVMEASRAEYLAGGTFKQQLGNRESSTSTAEPSSSGARSSGSDPKMESGKGNNSNLSSSMNMLLSMGFSYLQAIEAYSIFGDDVDSMICYLLETGSSSRRKGKATE; this is translated from the exons ATGACTCGTATCTATGTTCAACGTGGTTCTTCTGCTGCTAGTGGTAGTTCTCAGAACACTAATtctaaccctaaccctaatcGTGCTGGGTCTTCTTCGGTTCGGCCGGAGCAGGTTACACAGGTACAATCTGTTACCAAGGATGAGGAAAGTGGAGAGGAGGAGCCTGGATTGGTTGTTGCTGATGATGTTTTGGAGTATGCTGGGAGTAGTAATAGGGCAAAGGGTGATGACCCTTTAATGGAAAGTCTTCATTTTGAGGAGAATGATACTCATACTCCTTTAGGAAATGAAGTTTTGGTTGATCTTCCTGGGAAAGATGTTAAAGAAGAGGTTGAGGGGTTGCAAGAATCGAGGGAAAGACCAGTGATAGAGAAGGAGGGATTGTGTGAGGATAATCCTGTTgttagtggtggtggtggttcgTCTCCTCCACCTCCACCTGTTCCACCTCCTAAGCCTTCATCAACTAACTTAAATTCAAGAAGGAGTGCATCGGGGTCTCCTAATGCTGTTAATGTAGGATCACCAAGGAGAGGATCTGCGTGGCCTGTTGTTGTTTCGGCTAGGACTTCGCCTGCTGAGTCTCGACCTTCATCTCCCCGGGCTCATAGTGAAAGTGAAGGGTATAATAGTGCTGATGAACAAAATCCATGCTATGTGTCCTCTTATGATGACGTA GAAAGAGAGCGACAGTTTGAAATTGATATTAGAAGGGTAAAAGGCTTTGAAGTAAAAAGAATGTCAGAGGATGGGAATTGCCTTTTCCGTGCTGTTGCAGACCAAGTGTACGGGGACTCAGAATTGTATGATTTGGTCAGGCAGATGAGTGTAGATTATATG GAGCGGGAGAGGGATCACTTTTCTCAATTTATAACAGAAGGTTTTACCTCATACTgtaagaggaagagaagagataAG GTTTATGGGAACAATGTTGAGATCCAAGCCATGTGTGAAATGTATAATCGACCTATTCATATATACTCCTACTCCACAG AGCCTATCAATACATTTCATGGAAGTTATGACACCGATACGCCACCAGTACGCCTAAGTTTTCATCATGGTAACCATTACAACTCCCTTGTTGACCCACGGCGTCCCACAATTGGTGCAGGACTCGGGTTCAGCTCTCTTCGTGGG ACAAATGTTGACAAAGATCAAGTCAAGGCTGCTATTAAATCTCAGCAAGACCAACAAATCGATAAT GCACTTTTAGCTGAGGGGCGGTTTTACTCTGATCTTGAGCTCACAGAGAAGGAAATTGAACTTGCCGTGATGGAAGCTTCTCGGGCTGAATACCTTGCCGGTGGTACATTTAAGCAACAACTTGGCAATCGAGAGTCGTCTACGTCAACTGCTGAGCCATCTTCCTCTGGAGCAA GATCGTCAGGTAGTGATCCCAAGATGGAAAGTGGGAAAGGAAATAATTCTAATCTTAGCAGCAGCATGAATATGTTACTATCGATGGGATTTAGTTACCTGCAAGCAATTGAGGCATACAGCATATTTGGGGATGATGTTGATTCTATGATTTGTTACTTGTTGGAAACTGGCAGCAGTAGCAGACGTAAAGGAAAGGCTACTGAATGA